The following proteins are encoded in a genomic region of Dyadobacter sp. UC 10:
- a CDS encoding OmpA family protein has product MTLLLLLLAIPAWLVGKEPVQVPENRIGITGKCYNVATNETVPCTARISSKNAVQEKQGFSPGMLDFELDRSATMLYFDAPGFETNSFPVNLIGEIPEHTTFEIQIPLIRNGLSPAMRAKHLALAPATLLAVHLQFPDSLETVFIMHDISTQKISSTFTFQLKNGKPEQMLTAIPGPYVFRATALQSDKVSLEDILTNENVIVKAGLNFLAAHDVRFTPKTAGKPASKPVIVPTKNPGSLTLPFSRSSYALSTGVKITLDSIAMLLKTHRNRTAHITGHTDNVGRRIPNVALSEYRVRVVENYLRKKGVLEQQLSLNWKGPDEPVMPNDSEENKIRNRRVEVSFSVK; this is encoded by the coding sequence ATGACGTTACTGCTCCTGCTTTTGGCAATACCCGCGTGGCTGGTCGGAAAAGAGCCGGTTCAGGTACCTGAGAACAGGATCGGGATTACGGGCAAATGTTATAATGTAGCGACCAATGAGACCGTACCTTGCACAGCGAGGATTTCCTCCAAAAATGCAGTGCAGGAAAAGCAGGGATTTAGTCCTGGAATGCTTGATTTCGAGCTGGATCGCAGCGCGACAATGCTTTATTTCGATGCGCCCGGTTTTGAGACCAACAGCTTTCCGGTGAACCTGATCGGTGAAATTCCAGAGCATACTACATTTGAAATCCAGATTCCGCTGATTCGAAACGGCTTATCGCCAGCCATGCGGGCAAAGCACCTGGCGCTCGCTCCTGCTACTTTGCTTGCAGTCCATTTACAGTTTCCGGATAGTCTCGAAACGGTGTTTATCATGCACGATATCAGCACGCAAAAAATTTCATCGACCTTCACATTTCAGTTAAAAAACGGCAAGCCCGAGCAAATGCTTACTGCTATCCCCGGGCCTTACGTGTTCAGGGCTACGGCGCTGCAAAGTGATAAGGTAAGTCTGGAAGATATACTGACCAATGAAAATGTGATTGTCAAAGCCGGATTGAACTTCCTGGCCGCACACGATGTAAGATTTACTCCGAAAACAGCAGGCAAACCAGCCTCGAAACCCGTAATTGTGCCGACGAAAAATCCGGGATCCCTGACTTTGCCATTTTCGCGAAGCAGCTACGCACTCAGTACCGGCGTGAAAATTACATTGGATTCGATTGCAATGCTGCTGAAAACGCACCGAAACCGGACAGCTCACATTACGGGGCACACCGATAATGTCGGAAGAAGGATACCCAATGTCGCGCTTTCGGAATATCGGGTGCGTGTGGTGGAAAATTACCTGCGGAAAAAAGGCGTGCTGGAGCAGCAGCTTTCTTTGAACTGGAAAGGCCCCGACGAACCTGTAATGCCGAATGATTCGGAGGAAAATAAGATCAGGAACCGGCGGGTTGAGGTCAGTTTTTCGGTTAAATAA
- a CDS encoding 2OG-Fe(II) oxygenase, producing MQTIFDTLIDSYIDDKVGIAENFLSVALAGHLKSNLYDLLKTDQFQPAGTGNEKIILHDKLYRSDLIYWLDRKHNNVFEDDFFDLIDQFVQYLNSTCYTGITGYEFHYALYPAGSFYRKHLDQFRNNPSRQYSMITYLNADWQEGDGGELRIHHADREQDISPVNGKSIFFKSSELEHEVLVTNKARLSITGWLKVG from the coding sequence TTGCAAACAATTTTTGATACACTTATCGACAGCTACATCGATGACAAAGTGGGGATAGCGGAAAATTTTTTGAGCGTCGCGCTCGCCGGGCATTTAAAAAGCAATTTGTATGATTTGCTAAAAACAGATCAGTTTCAACCCGCCGGGACGGGCAATGAAAAGATCATTTTGCACGACAAACTGTATCGCAGCGACCTGATCTACTGGCTTGACCGAAAGCACAATAATGTGTTCGAAGACGATTTTTTCGACCTCATTGATCAATTTGTCCAGTACCTGAACAGTACCTGCTACACCGGTATCACGGGATACGAATTTCATTATGCATTGTATCCCGCAGGCAGTTTTTACAGGAAACACCTGGATCAGTTCCGCAACAATCCGAGCCGGCAATACTCGATGATCACTTACCTGAATGCCGACTGGCAGGAAGGCGACGGCGGTGAACTGCGGATTCATCACGCTGATCGCGAGCAGGACATTTCCCCTGTTAATGGGAAAAGCATATTTTTCAAAAGCAGCGAGCTCGAACACGAAGTTCTGGTAACCAATAAAGCACGGCTGAGTATTACGGGGTGGTTGAAAGTGGGGTGA
- a CDS encoding 2'-5' RNA ligase family protein — protein sequence MSALSNYSLAIMPGPQILAQVADIKQQLRIAIGKSYGSANAEAHISLDGFDADENNYPYVLAEYRRLVAELKPFQLNFSGFADFDRANFSAFYIKPTEKSALEIRESAQHVMKGFDKKLKKEYMQKWADESKNPHMTIGRRLTREWVALAHSLFTGFEAGFECDAFAIRKFNEKRRQYEVVDVLPLLGGHVPSVQLDLFNP from the coding sequence ATGTCAGCTCTTTCCAACTATTCCCTCGCCATTATGCCCGGCCCTCAGATCCTTGCTCAGGTGGCGGATATCAAACAGCAGCTTCGCATTGCTATCGGCAAAAGTTATGGCAGTGCGAATGCGGAGGCGCATATTTCGCTGGATGGGTTTGATGCGGATGAAAATAATTATCCGTACGTGCTGGCCGAATACCGCAGGCTGGTGGCTGAGCTGAAACCCTTTCAACTGAATTTCTCAGGTTTCGCGGATTTTGACCGGGCTAACTTTTCGGCTTTCTATATTAAACCTACCGAAAAATCAGCGCTGGAAATCCGGGAAAGCGCGCAGCACGTGATGAAAGGTTTTGACAAAAAGCTCAAAAAGGAATACATGCAAAAATGGGCCGACGAGTCCAAAAACCCGCATATGACGATTGGCAGGCGGCTGACGAGAGAGTGGGTCGCACTGGCGCATTCGCTGTTTACCGGGTTCGAGGCAGGCTTCGAATGTGATGCTTTTGCAATCCGGAAATTCAATGAAAAACGCAGGCAGTACGAAGTGGTAGATGTACTTCCGCTCCTGGGCGGTCATGTGCCTTCGGTTCAATTGGATTTATTCAATCCATAA
- a CDS encoding OmpA family protein, with product MLTTVILSLLALTSDSLRITGSCYNLADQGSLKCNITVVFNTGKHKINTDKWGKFAFNLPDSARYLTFEAAGFEARTIGVNRIGKETGEATFAIRVPMLKNGLDPAIKEDETVFPKSQLIVDVNAPDSLTMAVVLVDGTKRRARENRGTISGPTNRHLTVNYIVPGPCMLYTGIFEQKDLAVSEQWGENVVLKEGFNFLTVKYRSTNFTNDGTIAMLKPKTLYFDQSSYNLRKDSRLILDSVCAVLVRRHNLTARVTGHTDNVGKQNLNLILSEYRARVVQHYMKSNGVKPGQIRAEWKGPYFPVAANDSEVNKSKNRRVEITFRER from the coding sequence ATGCTCACGACCGTCATATTATCACTTCTCGCATTGACTTCTGACTCGCTCCGCATTACCGGCAGCTGTTACAACCTCGCCGATCAGGGCAGTTTGAAATGCAATATCACAGTAGTTTTCAATACCGGCAAGCATAAAATCAATACCGATAAGTGGGGGAAATTTGCGTTTAATCTTCCCGACTCCGCCCGGTACCTGACTTTCGAGGCTGCTGGCTTCGAGGCGCGGACGATCGGCGTCAACAGAATAGGAAAAGAAACCGGGGAAGCGACATTTGCAATTAGGGTGCCAATGCTCAAAAATGGGCTGGATCCGGCTATCAAGGAAGATGAAACGGTATTTCCCAAGAGCCAGCTGATTGTGGACGTAAATGCACCCGACAGCCTGACCATGGCAGTGGTGCTTGTGGACGGAACGAAGCGAAGAGCTCGCGAAAACCGGGGCACTATCAGCGGTCCGACAAACCGACATTTGACTGTCAATTATATAGTACCCGGGCCTTGTATGCTTTACACAGGTATTTTTGAGCAGAAAGACCTAGCTGTTAGCGAACAATGGGGAGAAAATGTGGTACTAAAAGAAGGTTTCAATTTCTTAACAGTAAAATACAGAAGTACCAATTTTACAAATGACGGTACGATTGCAATGCTAAAACCCAAGACCTTATATTTCGATCAAAGCAGCTATAACCTGAGGAAAGACAGCCGCCTGATCTTGGATTCTGTCTGCGCAGTATTGGTACGCCGGCATAACCTCACTGCCAGGGTTACCGGCCACACCGACAATGTCGGAAAGCAAAACTTGAACCTGATCCTTTCGGAATACCGGGCCCGCGTGGTGCAGCATTACATGAAATCAAACGGTGTAAAACCGGGCCAGATCCGGGCTGAATGGAAAGGTCCATACTTTCCTGTGGCTGCGAATGATAGTGAAGTAAATAAGAGCAAAAACCGGAGGGTGGAAATAACATTTCGCGAGCGGTGA
- a CDS encoding dihydrofolate reductase family protein, translating into MRKLVLYIATSLDGYIAAPGDDLGFLTKVEKEGEDYGYADFIAEVDTVIVGRRTFDWVMQHVPEFSHSDKESYIITRTPQESVGNTHFYTGDIGELVQTLKAKEGGTIFCDGGAEVVHQLLTRGLIDEFVISIIPTFVGDGTRLFKDGRPGGDLKLVEAKSFDTGLVQLCYRRVY; encoded by the coding sequence ATGCGAAAACTGGTTCTTTATATTGCAACAAGCCTTGACGGCTACATTGCGGCTCCTGGTGACGACCTCGGGTTTTTGACGAAAGTGGAAAAGGAAGGGGAGGATTATGGATATGCGGATTTCATTGCGGAAGTCGATACGGTGATCGTCGGCCGGCGGACTTTCGATTGGGTTATGCAGCACGTTCCCGAGTTCAGCCACTCCGATAAAGAGTCGTATATTATTACGAGAACGCCGCAGGAAAGCGTTGGTAACACACATTTCTATACCGGCGACATAGGCGAGCTAGTACAGACCTTGAAGGCAAAAGAGGGCGGCACGATCTTCTGCGACGGCGGTGCCGAAGTAGTTCATCAGCTTCTGACGCGCGGCCTGATTGACGAATTTGTTATTTCAATTATTCCTACATTCGTCGGTGACGGTACGCGGCTTTTCAAAGACGGGCGGCCAGGCGGGGATTTGAAGTTGGTTGAAGCGAAAAGTTTCGATACCGGGCTGGTGCAGCTTTGTTACAGGAGGGTGTATTGA
- a CDS encoding DUF3644 domain-containing protein has protein sequence MAWTRLFQAHFNHTIGERYFYKEKNGRYKVIDGDRKAWELKTCIDKYNDLSEPAKINLEFFIKLRNKIEHHCIDKEEIGLMIFCHYDEAHNDYLFKESWITLLVGNIKMGRLDKDIWKDRFEKREVIDISSLENAV, from the coding sequence ATGGCTTGGACTCGGCTCTTCCAAGCTCATTTCAATCATACTATTGGTGAAAGATACTTTTATAAGGAAAAGAACGGCCGATACAAAGTCATTGACGGAGACAGAAAGGCATGGGAATTGAAAACATGTATCGATAAATACAATGACTTGTCTGAGCCTGCTAAAATCAATTTAGAATTTTTTATCAAGCTTAGAAACAAGATAGAGCATCATTGCATAGATAAGGAAGAAATTGGATTGATGATTTTTTGTCACTATGATGAAGCACATAATGACTATTTATTTAAGGAATCTTGGATAACATTGCTAGTGGGAAATATTAAAATGGGTCGTCTGGATAAAGACATTTGGAAAGACCGATTTGAAAAGAGAGAGGTGATTGATATAAGCAGCTTGGAAAACGCAGTATAA
- a CDS encoding uracil-DNA glycosylase family protein, which produces MTAETLNAQLLEIYQKYTDSIYAETWENNVSAPLLMHVFNEYCAMENKILFVGQETHSWGQMNLKPSPTELLTKYHEFNLGKSADYGDEKPPRYLRSPFWNFNRNVFYQGNWKNIEVTNKTNGFLWTNISKFDCNSTTPSDKLQDRNEAGFELLKAEIAILQPDVVVFLTGSKYDHRINAVFNPVRESILPDGYLYQLSTADGSLPPRTFQTKHPRTLLGSRRNKMPNRYREILGKVAERAFFEDKFLLH; this is translated from the coding sequence ATGACCGCTGAAACTCTTAATGCCCAATTACTCGAAATCTATCAAAAGTACACCGACTCCATTTACGCCGAAACCTGGGAAAATAATGTCTCCGCACCGCTACTGATGCATGTTTTCAACGAGTACTGCGCGATGGAGAATAAGATTCTCTTTGTGGGACAGGAAACGCATAGCTGGGGGCAAATGAACCTGAAACCAAGCCCGACTGAACTGCTGACAAAATACCATGAATTTAATCTCGGCAAGTCTGCGGATTATGGAGACGAGAAACCGCCTAGGTATTTGCGTAGCCCATTTTGGAATTTCAATCGGAATGTCTTTTATCAAGGAAATTGGAAAAACATTGAAGTGACCAATAAAACAAACGGTTTCCTCTGGACCAATATCTCGAAGTTCGATTGTAACAGTACCACGCCTTCGGACAAATTACAAGATCGTAACGAAGCAGGTTTCGAACTGCTGAAAGCGGAAATCGCCATTTTACAACCCGATGTGGTGGTATTCCTCACAGGCTCCAAATATGATCATCGCATTAATGCCGTGTTCAATCCCGTTCGCGAAAGCATTTTGCCTGACGGGTATTTGTATCAGCTTTCCACCGCCGACGGTTCGCTACCGCCACGCACTTTCCAAACCAAGCATCCCAGAACGTTACTCGGCTCCCGTCGGAATAAAATGCCAAATAGGTATCGGGAGATTTTGGGGAAGGTTGCTGAGCGTGCGTTTTTTGAAGATAAATTTCTTCTTCATTAA
- a CDS encoding SGNH/GDSL hydrolase family protein — protein sequence MKKLLFLIILTACDKPKPDWPTPKPIEPVYIPTSEDSARTGGPYMWIHPMGQYPEMIYENLHRQPALKIEDWLSAPVPLADFGRILKAGQEMEMVAFGGGLTAGVMNGGITRESQQTNYTNLLAHQMGIKNFAMPLFEREHYNGTGYYVYRNTEDGYPQWDRVVNNTISVLPGKPATMPKYQGKISNYGLYWGGTEWYVPGWGCENCALTTLLASRFEGHVPTDLPYNFIVIEEFFDRWMHGIRTTSQIGGFDESFNGSIMNSGRITDYSINYVLHGKKGVIFTVPRYQDLPYMNWYPMKKFQTVSITFDRNGVADGAVNSAKPFSLIPTAKLYNIYKRSKSGVFTANLPDIEVIDAQERHQSDPALYYNQKIRDYAAEKDLAVVDLFDLYQRIHQGGYKTDDGVLVDGTAYGNFFSSDGIYPTPLGQAIISNEVIKALNKHYGSKIPLIDIAGFAKAIEPKK from the coding sequence ATGAAGAAACTGCTATTTTTAATCATCCTGACTGCCTGCGATAAACCTAAACCCGACTGGCCGACCCCTAAGCCCATTGAGCCTGTTTACATTCCTACTTCCGAAGATTCGGCAAGGACGGGCGGACCGTATATGTGGATTCATCCCATGGGACAATATCCGGAGATGATCTATGAAAACCTCCATAGACAGCCAGCGCTCAAAATCGAAGATTGGCTGTCCGCACCTGTCCCACTGGCTGATTTTGGTCGGATTCTCAAAGCAGGCCAGGAAATGGAAATGGTTGCATTCGGCGGCGGGCTCACAGCCGGTGTCATGAATGGAGGCATTACCAGAGAAAGCCAGCAAACCAATTACACGAATTTGCTCGCCCACCAAATGGGCATCAAAAACTTCGCAATGCCACTTTTCGAAAGGGAGCATTACAATGGAACCGGCTATTATGTATACCGTAATACGGAAGACGGGTATCCGCAGTGGGATCGGGTTGTAAACAATACCATTTCGGTATTGCCAGGCAAGCCGGCGACTATGCCGAAATACCAGGGAAAGATCTCGAATTACGGCCTGTACTGGGGAGGCACAGAATGGTATGTTCCAGGTTGGGGATGTGAGAATTGCGCATTGACCACACTGCTTGCATCGCGATTCGAGGGGCATGTACCGACAGATTTACCTTATAATTTTATTGTTATCGAAGAGTTTTTTGACCGATGGATGCATGGAATTAGAACGACGAGCCAGATTGGGGGGTTTGATGAATCTTTCAATGGCTCAATCATGAATTCCGGCAGGATTACTGACTACTCGATCAATTATGTGCTTCATGGTAAAAAGGGGGTCATTTTTACGGTACCGCGCTATCAGGATCTTCCATATATGAACTGGTATCCGATGAAAAAATTTCAGACCGTATCCATCACATTTGACAGGAACGGTGTGGCGGATGGGGCCGTTAACTCGGCAAAGCCATTTTCGCTTATCCCGACAGCCAAACTGTACAACATTTACAAAAGGTCTAAGAGTGGCGTATTTACAGCTAACCTACCTGATATCGAAGTCATTGATGCACAGGAAAGACATCAATCGGATCCCGCACTCTACTATAATCAGAAAATCAGGGACTATGCGGCAGAGAAAGACCTTGCTGTGGTAGACCTTTTTGATCTGTATCAACGCATTCATCAGGGTGGCTACAAAACAGATGACGGTGTTTTGGTGGATGGAACTGCCTATGGAAATTTCTTCTCCTCAGACGGTATTTATCCCACGCCGCTCGGACAGGCTATCATTTCTAATGAGGTGATTAAGGCGCTTAATAAACATTACGGCTCCAAAATTCCTTTGATCGATATTGCTGGTTTTGCAAAGGCAATCGAACCAAAAAAATAA
- a CDS encoding SGNH/GDSL hydrolase family protein, producing the protein MKKLLIVFALVACNKPTNSWPDPKPVEPVYIPTAEDSAKTAGPFMGIHPMGQYPEMIYENLQKQPALKIEDWLSAPVPLADFGRILKLGQEMEMVAFGGGLTAGVMNGGITRESQQTNYTNLLAHQMGIKNFAMPLFEKEHFNGTGYYVYRKTEDGYPQWDRVVNNTISVVPGSPAKMPRYAGKISNYGLYWGGTEWYVPGWGCENCALPTLLASRFEGHVPTDLPYNFIIIEEFFDRWMQGIRLTPNIGRWDYSFNGSVMNTGRIEDYSINYLLHGKKGVIFTVPRYQDLPYMNWYPMKNFKSVYISFNRNGVGDGVINTSKPFSLIPTPELDRRCKKYAGEHFTANFDDIEVIDNGEAYESDPATYYNQKIRDYAAEKDLAVVDLFDLYQRIHQGGYRTDDGVLVDGGPYGNFFSSDGIYPTPLGQAIITNEVIKALNKYYGAKIPLIDIAGYVKSVEPMK; encoded by the coding sequence ATGAAGAAGTTGTTAATTGTATTTGCTCTGGTTGCCTGCAACAAGCCCACAAACAGCTGGCCCGACCCTAAACCTGTTGAGCCCGTTTACATTCCCACAGCCGAAGACTCCGCAAAGACGGCCGGGCCTTTTATGGGTATTCATCCCATGGGACAATATCCGGAGATGATCTATGAAAATCTCCAAAAACAGCCCGCGCTCAAAATAGAAGATTGGTTGTCCGCGCCTGTTCCATTAGCCGATTTCGGTCGCATCCTGAAACTGGGGCAGGAAATGGAAATGGTTGCATTCGGCGGCGGGCTCACTGCCGGTGTCATGAATGGAGGCATTACCAGGGAAAGCCAGCAGACCAATTACACGAATTTGCTCGCCCACCAAATGGGCATCAAAAACTTCGCAATGCCACTTTTCGAAAAGGAGCATTTCAATGGAACCGGATATTACGTATATCGTAAAACGGAAGATGGATATCCGCAGTGGGACCGAGTGGTGAATAATACTATTTCGGTTGTTCCTGGCAGCCCCGCTAAGATGCCCAGGTATGCAGGAAAAATTTCAAATTACGGGCTGTACTGGGGAGGCACAGAATGGTATGTTCCAGGTTGGGGTTGTGAGAATTGCGCATTGCCGACGCTTCTCGCTTCCAGATTCGAGGGACATGTACCGACTGATTTACCTTATAACTTTATAATCATTGAGGAGTTTTTTGATCGTTGGATGCAGGGCATTAGACTAACCCCGAATATTGGAAGATGGGACTACTCTTTTAATGGCTCTGTAATGAATACGGGAAGGATTGAGGACTACTCTATTAACTATCTTTTACACGGAAAAAAGGGGGTTATTTTTACAGTTCCCCGCTACCAGGATTTGCCATATATGAACTGGTATCCTATGAAAAATTTTAAAAGCGTATACATTTCTTTCAATCGAAATGGTGTAGGCGATGGGGTCATTAATACCTCTAAACCATTTTCTCTTATTCCTACACCAGAGCTTGATAGGCGCTGCAAGAAGTATGCGGGCGAACACTTTACAGCCAATTTCGATGATATAGAAGTCATAGACAATGGCGAGGCTTACGAGTCCGATCCTGCCACCTACTATAATCAGAAAATCAGGGATTACGCGGCAGAAAAGGACCTTGCCGTAGTTGATCTTTTTGACTTGTATCAACGCATTCACCAGGGCGGTTACAGAACCGATGATGGTGTTTTGGTAGATGGGGGGCCGTACGGTAATTTCTTCTCCTCCGATGGAATATATCCAACTCCGCTAGGGCAGGCTATCATTACAAACGAAGTGATTAAGGCGCTTAACAAGTATTATGGTGCCAAGATTCCGTTGATCGACATTGCAGGTTATGTTAAAAGTGTTGAGCCGATGAAGTGA